The DNA segment CCATATCACTGAAAACGAATTGGAGGGGGCGTAATCGTGTACTACGCAATCATTGCAGAGGATCGGGATGACAGCCTGGAGCAACGTCTCAAGGCGCGGGACGATCACCTGGCAAGACTCAAACAGCTGCAGAATGAAGGACGTCTCCTGTTGGCCGGCCCCCACCCGATGATCGACAGCGAGGATCCAGGTCCCGCCGGTTTCTCCGGCAGTCTTATAGTGGCCGAATTCGACAGCCTGGAAAGCGCCAAGGGCTGGGCGGATGCCGATCCCTACATCGAGGCAGGCGTCTATGCCCGAGTGCATGTAAAACCCTTTAAGAAGGTACTGCCGGCCTGACAGGGGCAGTACCATAGCCATTCAACCAATCAATCACAACTAGGTAAGTTCAACGATGAATATGAAGATCTTTTTAGCTGCGGTTTGCAGCGCAGGACTGCTGACAGCTTGCAACCAGACTACGGATGAGGCTACCGCAGCCAAAACGGATAGCGAACGTTCAGCCACCGTGCCTGAAATGAACGAACCCGCTTCCGCCGATATGGATGTTGAGACCCTGCTCACCGTCAACGGCGAAGCCATCACCCGCACCATGTACAGCCTCTACTTCCAGGATCGCATGCGTAATGTGCCCGAGGCGCAAAACTCCCCAGAGATGCAGATGAGTGTGCTCAACGAGCTATCCAACATCATCATCGTGGCGCAGGACGCGGAGAAAAAAGGCATCCAGAATCGCCCTGAAGTCTCGGCCTCCATCGACCTGCTGAAGGCCAAGCTGCTGACCCAGATCGCGATTCAGGATTTCGCCAGCTCCCACGAGCCCAGCGAAGAGGAGATCCAGAAGTCCTACCAGGAGGATTATGCCGGGCAATCCAATACCGAATTCAAGGCCAGACATATCCTGGTGAAAGAGCAGCAGGAGGCAACCGCACTGATTGAAAAACTCGATGGCGGCGCCGACTTCGCCGAACTCGCCAAAGAGCACTCAACCGGCCCCACCGGCAAGAATGGCGGCGACCTGGGCTGGTTCGACGCAACACAGATGGTAAAACCTTTCGGTGATGCCCTGCTCGCCATGGAGAAAAGCAAATACAGCTCAGCCCCGGTTGAGACACAGTTTGGCTGGCACGTCATTCTGCTGGAAGACTCCCGTCAGTCAGAGGCCCCGGCCCTGGACAGCGTCAAGGATAAGATCGTCAACAAGCTGAAGCAGAGTGCCCTTTCCGACTATATGCAGGGTCTGCGCGACTCCAGCAAGCTGGTCTTCAATGAGAAGAACGCCAAGCCCGCCCCGGCTGCCGATGCTGCGGCCCCCGCCGCTGACGCACCTGCCACAGAGGCGCCAGCTGCTGATGCCGCGAGCACGACAATGGAAGAAAAGCCCGCCATGGAACAACCGGCAGAAGAAGCGAAGGAAGCCAAAGAGTAACCCACTAGTAGCACGGTGCCCGTCGCTCCAGGCGGGCACCCTTTCCATCCACTGCCGCTCTGATTTACGAAACTGCGCTGATCAGCGATCAGACGCTGCCGTATTCCCAACATTTATATCCGATATACAAATCCACTAAAAATACGAAGAAAAATACTAAAGCCATTTATCTCCCTCCGTGAATTCCCTGATTGCTTGCCTTTCCTGAGCAAATACTCTAAAAATGGTGCTAATTACGTCTCGGCGCGATCAGAAGGATGTCTGTCACCATGGATACGAAGGAAGCTATTTATCAAGTCGAGCCAGACCTCCATCGCCGTCCCCACTTCAAGCAAACACCCAATTCTAGAATCCTTGGGGTGATATTTATGCTCAGAATTCCTCTTTGTTTGTGTTATTTGCAGTTTGACAACAAAATAGAGAACTTTTCGGGTACTTTTAGCGGCATAAGACATTATTTGTGACGTCCACATAATCCGCTGTTATGCGTAAATAGGAGATCAACATTATGCAAGACAAAATGGAAGAAAGCCGAAAAAGGCAGCAATACTCTCCTAAAGAAATAGAACGTATTAATCAGCGAGAGATGGAACTGCTTTCGCTTCGAGAACATATCGAGGAACAGGAAAAACAGCTTGATGAATACAGGGCTAAACTTAAAAACGATCAGTTAAATCGTGAAAGAGAATTTCAAAATGAACTAATCAAAAGAGAGCAGTTCTTTTCTGAACGGGAAAAAAGTTTCGCAGAACGTCAAAGGAAGTTCGAAGAGACTGTTCAAATTAAGCAGATGGAAAATGAAGAATTGAAGAATCAGCTTAAAATGGAGGTAATAAAAAAGGAGAAAGAATTACATAAAATAAGGAATAATTTAGAAAAAGAGAAAGAACGTTATAACGAAGAAAGTCGAAATAAAATTGAGCGCACTTCTAAGGACTACGTTTCTGAAGCATTAGAATTACTTGGAAAAAAAGAGTCTGAGTTTCATACTAGATCTAAATCTTGGGCAGCTATTGGCGCAGGAGCAATTGTTTGTGGGTTAGTTTTCTTTGGGTATGTAACTATAACTTCATTTTCCTTAATACCAAATCCAGTTACATGGGAGTTTATAACATTTGCCGTATTTAAAGGATTGATTGTAGTTATTCTTTTTGCTGCACTAGCTAAATATTCCCTTATATTCAGTAATTCTTACATGCGAGAAGCTTTAAAAAATGCAGATAGGCGCCATGCAATAAATTTTGGTAAATTCTACTTAGAATCTTATGGCGCATCTGCAGAATGGGAGCAGATAAAGGAAGCATTTGAGCATTGGAATATTGCCGGAGTAAATACGTTTACGAAACCTGCAGAGGTAAATCTAGATGTTACTGCTTTAGAAAAACTAACTAGTGCCATTGAAAATATTGGTAAAGCAATACCTGTTTCTAAAAATGATAAAAACGCATAACAATAAAAATGCACTCGGAAAAAACAAAGCTACAGTCGTTCCTCCTTCCGCTTTGTTTTCCCAGTGATTTTGGCCGTTAGATGGCCAAAGCAACCGATATATCTTTCAAGTAGTGAGTTCTAATGGCAAGAAAAGCAATTGCACCCGCACTTAATAATAAACTGCTCTATGAGAGTCGGTATTGCTGCGCTATATGCCAGAAAAGCGGATGCCAAATTCACCATATTGATCAAGACCATTCTAACAACTCCGAAGGGAATCTAATTGTCCTGTGCGCCGCTCACCACGATGAAGCTCACACAACACGGATAATGTCGAATAATTTGGATGCACGGGCTTTACGCCACGCTAAAAATGAGTGGACTGAACAGGTACAAAATTCACGAACATTGGCCGCAACACTAGAAGGTCAAACTCAAACTGCCGAGAACGAGTGGCTATCCTCAGGAGTATCTTGGGGCTATATCAATCACAAACGTGTCGCGCAAATGTCGCATTTAGAAAAGCTATCTAGCAAAGGGCTGGGATTCCTAGATTATTGTCGCAATAAAAACATGGTTGATGATGATGCGATCATTATTAAGCCCAGTAACATATCGGCTAGCAGTTCGTTTAGTAGCAATAGTGTTTATGATTGGTTCGATTTCGGGGATGACCAACGGTTACACGCATTATACTCGGAGATGGTTGATCAAGTTGGTCGAGACACAAACGTGATCCATTTAGAACCATCTGCATGGACAAAAACAAGAATTAAAAGCTTAGTAAGCCCTGGAAGCTTCATTTTCTTAAATAAGGGCATTTATTTTAAGTCGATTAACGAAACAAAGGAAAACAACCATAGAAGGTGCCAAACTTTTAAAAATAAGGTCCATGTCGAATTCTACGTAGACACCATTGATATGTTTGGAACCACATCAATGACCGTATCGTTCCAAGGCCACCAATCATGTGCTGCTTTGCTACTCGTAAAGTCATTATCAGAAAACGAAGATGGTGATATATTACTGAACTGTACGCCACTCGCTCTAGGAGTAGGATTTAGAGATGCGAACGATATACAGGCCATCTAACAAGCGACTGTGGTGTCAATAGCATCACCCAGCCTAGTAAGCCCATACGCAATTATCCCGCACCATTGCATTCAAAATCGTAATCATTTTTCGCATGCAAGCGACAATAGCAACTTTCTTATGCTTGCCTTTTGCTACCAATAGATCGTACTGGGCCTTAATCACTGGATTGCATTGAATCGCACTCACAGTTGCCATATAGAGGATCACTCGGATAGTGTTTCTACCACCCTGTATCCTTCGCTTACCTTTAGTCCGACCACTATCTCTGTTGATAGGGGCGAGTCCAGTCAGCGCAGCGATTTGTTTGTTGTTCAATGTACCCAATTAGGGTAGATCCCCAAGCAGTGTGTAAATGAGTACGTTTCCAACACCCGGTACTGTTGATAGGACCTCCTTGCGATCAGCCCACTCTGACTCTTTATCAATGGCCTTATCTATCTGTTGATCAACCCAGGTGATTTCCTTGTCCAGCTGTTTCAGGTGTCGCCGATATGAGGCTCCCAAGCGCCTCATACCCATAATGCCCTGGCGATTAAGTTCTTTGGTCCTCATCTCCATCAATTGTCGCCGTCGCACCGATAGGTCCTTAAGATTTCGTATATTTTCCGATATCTTCGATCGAATTCTGGGTTTTACAGTAGCCGCATACTCAGCAATCACGCGTGCATCAATCTTATCGGTCTTGGCTAACTGCTCGGTGTCACGAGCAAACTGCCGAACAGCAGAAGGTTTGGCAATAACGACCGGAATGCCTCGGTCGTA comes from the Candidatus Thiodiazotropha sp. CDECU1 genome and includes:
- a CDS encoding YciI family protein, with amino-acid sequence MYYAIIAEDRDDSLEQRLKARDDHLARLKQLQNEGRLLLAGPHPMIDSEDPGPAGFSGSLIVAEFDSLESAKGWADADPYIEAGVYARVHVKPFKKVLPA
- a CDS encoding peptidylprolyl isomerase, which gives rise to MNMKIFLAAVCSAGLLTACNQTTDEATAAKTDSERSATVPEMNEPASADMDVETLLTVNGEAITRTMYSLYFQDRMRNVPEAQNSPEMQMSVLNELSNIIIVAQDAEKKGIQNRPEVSASIDLLKAKLLTQIAIQDFASSHEPSEEEIQKSYQEDYAGQSNTEFKARHILVKEQQEATALIEKLDGGADFAELAKEHSTGPTGKNGGDLGWFDATQMVKPFGDALLAMEKSKYSSAPVETQFGWHVILLEDSRQSEAPALDSVKDKIVNKLKQSALSDYMQGLRDSSKLVFNEKNAKPAPAADAAAPAADAPATEAPAADAASTTMEEKPAMEQPAEEAKEAKE
- a CDS encoding HNH endonuclease signature motif containing protein, with product MARKAIAPALNNKLLYESRYCCAICQKSGCQIHHIDQDHSNNSEGNLIVLCAAHHDEAHTTRIMSNNLDARALRHAKNEWTEQVQNSRTLAATLEGQTQTAENEWLSSGVSWGYINHKRVAQMSHLEKLSSKGLGFLDYCRNKNMVDDDAIIIKPSNISASSSFSSNSVYDWFDFGDDQRLHALYSEMVDQVGRDTNVIHLEPSAWTKTRIKSLVSPGSFIFLNKGIYFKSINETKENNHRRCQTFKNKVHVEFYVDTIDMFGTTSMTVSFQGHQSCAALLLVKSLSENEDGDILLNCTPLALGVGFRDANDIQAI
- a CDS encoding transposase yields the protein MGTLNNKQIAALTGLAPINRDSGRTKGKRRIQGGRNTIRVILYMATVSAIQCNPVIKAQYDLLVAKGKHKKVAIVACMRKMITILNAMVRDNCVWAY
- a CDS encoding IS110 family transposase; translation: MATIQKRVPGVNIGVNVGKYTLDIHIYERGVYWQVDNSTEGIRAALNRIGRYKVSRLVVEATGRYEFDLVYAAYDRGIPVVIAKPSAVRQFARDTEQLAKTDKIDARVIAEYAATVKPRIRSKISENIRNLKDLSVRRRQLMEMRTKELNRQGIMGMRRLGASYRRHLKQLDKEITWVDQQIDKAIDKESEWADRKEVLSTVPGVGNVLIYTLLGDLP